A stretch of Equus przewalskii isolate Varuska chromosome 11, EquPr2, whole genome shotgun sequence DNA encodes these proteins:
- the ROM1 gene encoding rod outer segment membrane protein 1 isoform X1, whose translation MAPVLPLVLPLQPRIRLAQGLWLLSWLLALAGGLTLLCSGHLLVQLWHLGTFLAPSCPFAALPQVALAAGAVALGTGLVGAGASRASLDAAQYPPWRGVLGPLLVASTAGGGGLLVLALGLALALPGSLDIGLEEGLATALAHYKDTEVPGHCHAKRLLDELQLRYHCCGRHGYKDWFGIQWVSSRYLDPNDQDVVDISPGLLSPDILTPWPSLCSRIQSNVEGLYLIDGVPFSCCNPHSPRPCLQSQLSDPHAHPLFDPRQPNLNLWDQGCHGVLLGQLQGLASTLGSMLAVTFVLQTLVLLGLRYLQTALEGLGGVINGEGETQGYLFPSGLKGMLKTAWLKGGVAHRPAPEEAPSLEAPPKEGLPEA comes from the exons ATGGCGCCGGTGTTGCCCCTGGTGCTGCCCCTCCAGCCCCGCATCCGTCTGGCACAGGGGCTCTGgctcctctcctggcttctggcgCTGGCTGGTGGCCTCACCCTCCTCTGTAGCGGGCATCTCCTGGTCCAGCTGTGGCACCTTGGCACCTTCCTGGCTCCCTCCTGCCCATTTGCTGCCCTGCCTCAGGTTGCCCTGGCAGCCGGTGCAGTGGCTCTGGGCACAGGACTGGTGGGTGCAGGAGCCAGCAGGGCCAGTCTGGATGCAGCTCAATACCCTCCCTGGCGAGGGGTCCTGGGCCCACTGCTGGTGGCTAGcactgctgggggcggggggctccTGGTCCTTGCCCTGGGGCTAGCCCTGGCTCTACCTGGGAGTCTGGACATAGGGCTGGAGGAGGGCCTGGCGACTGCCTTGGCTCACTACAAGGACACAGAGGTGCCTGGACACTGTCATGCCAAACGGCTGTTGGATGAGCTGCAGCTCAGGTACCACTGCTGCGGACGCCATGGGTACAAGGATTGGTTTGGGATCCAGTGGGTCAGCAGCCGTTACCTGGATCCCAATGACCAGGACGTGGTTGA CATCTCCCCAGGCCTCTTATCTCCAGACATCCTAACACCCTGGCCCTCCCTTTGCAGCCGGATCCAGAGCAATGTGGAAGGCCTATATCTGATTGACGGGGTCCCTTTCTCTTGCTGCAACCCCCACTCACCCAGGCCTTGCCTGCAAAGCCAGCTCTCAGACCCACATGCTCACCCCCTCTTCGATCCCCGACAACCCAACCTAAATCTCTGGGACCAAGGATGCCATGGTGTGCTGCTGGGGCAGCTGCAAGGGTTGGCAAGCACACTGGGCAGCATGCTGGCTGTCACCTTTGTGCTGCAG ACTCTGGTGCTCCTGGGCCTGCGGTACTTGCAAACAGCACTGGAGGGGCTTGGAGGAGTCATCAATGGGGAGGGAGAAACACAGGGCTATCTCTTTCCTAGTGGGCTGAAAGGCATGCTGAAAACAGCATGGCTAAAGGGAGGGGTTGCCCACAGGCCAGCACCTGAGGAGGCCCCATCACTAGAGGCCCCTCCTAAGGAGGGTCTACCTGAGGCCTAG
- the B3GAT3 gene encoding galactosylgalactosylxylosylprotein 3-beta-glucuronosyltransferase 3 isoform X1 yields MKLKLKNVFLAYFLVSIAGLLYALVQLGQPCDCLPPLRAAAEQLRQKDLRISQLQADLRRPPPAPAQPPEPEALPTIYVVTPTYARLVQKAELVRLSQTLSLVPRLHWLLVEDAESPTPLVSGLLAASGLLFTHLAVLTPKAQRLREGEPGWVRPRGVEQRNRALDWLRGGGGAVGGEKDPPPPGTRGVVYFADDDNTYSRELFEEMRWTRGVSVWPVGLVGGLRFEGPRVQDGRVVGFHTAWEPNRPFPLDMAGFAVALPLLLAKPNAQFDAAAPRGHLESSLLSHLVDPKDLEPRAANCTRVLVWHTRTEKPKMKQEEQLQRQGRGSDPAVEV; encoded by the exons GCCAGCCATGTgactgcctccctcccctgcgGGCCGCAGCAGAGCAGCTTCGGCAGAAGGATCTGAGGATTTCCCAGCTGCAAGCCGATCTCCGtcgcccaccccctgcccctgcccagccccctgaACCTGAGGCCCTGCCTACTATCTATGTTGTTACCCCCACCTATGCCAG GCTGGTGCAGAAGGCGGAGCTGGTGCGGCTGTCCCAGACACTGAGCCTGGTGCCCCGGCTGCATTGGCTACTGGTAGAGGACGCTGAGAGCCCCACCCCATTGGTCTCTGGGCTGCTGGCTGCCTCTGGCCTCCTCTTCACACACCTGGCTGTTCTCACCCCCAAGGCCCAGCGGCTCCGGGAGGGCGAGCCAGGCTGGGTTCGGCCCCGTGGTGTCGAGCAGCGGAACAGGGCCCTGGACTGGCTCCGAGGTGGAGGGGGTGCCGTAGGGGGAGAGAAGGACCCACCCCCGCCGGGGACCCGAGGAGTTGTTTACTTTGCTGACGATGACAACACCTACAGCCGGGAACTCTTTGAGGAG ATGCGCTGGACCCGTGGTGTCTCAGTGTGGCCAGTTGGGCTTGTGGGCGGCCTGCGATTTGAGGGCCCTCGGGTACAAGATGGTCGGGTCGTGGGCTTCCACACGGCATGGGAGCCCAACAGGCCCTTCCCATTGGATATGGCGGGATTCGCTGTTGCCCTGCCCTTGCTATTGGCTAAGCCCAATGCCCAGTTTGATGCTGCTGCTCCCCGGGGCCACCTGGAGAGCAGTCTCCTGAGCCACCTCGTGGATCCCAAGGACCTAGAGCCACGGGCTGCCAACTGCACTCGG GTTCTGGTGTGGCATACGCGGACAGAGAAGCCCAAGATGAAGCAAGAGGAGCAGCTACAGCGGCAGGGCCGAGGCTCAGATCCAGCCGTTGAGGTGTGA
- the B3GAT3 gene encoding galactosylgalactosylxylosylprotein 3-beta-glucuronosyltransferase 3 isoform X2: MKLKLKNVFLAYFLVSIAGLLYALVQLGQPCDCLPPLRAAAEQLRQKDLRISQLQADLRRPPPAPAQPPEPEALPTIYVVTPTYARLVQKAELVRLSQTLSLVPRLHWLLAQRLREGEPGWVRPRGVEQRNRALDWLRGGGGAVGGEKDPPPPGTRGVVYFADDDNTYSRELFEEMRWTRGVSVWPVGLVGGLRFEGPRVQDGRVVGFHTAWEPNRPFPLDMAGFAVALPLLLAKPNAQFDAAAPRGHLESSLLSHLVDPKDLEPRAANCTRVLVWHTRTEKPKMKQEEQLQRQGRGSDPAVEV, encoded by the exons GCCAGCCATGTgactgcctccctcccctgcgGGCCGCAGCAGAGCAGCTTCGGCAGAAGGATCTGAGGATTTCCCAGCTGCAAGCCGATCTCCGtcgcccaccccctgcccctgcccagccccctgaACCTGAGGCCCTGCCTACTATCTATGTTGTTACCCCCACCTATGCCAG GCTGGTGCAGAAGGCGGAGCTGGTGCGGCTGTCCCAGACACTGAGCCTGGTGCCCCGGCTGCATTGGCTACTG GCCCAGCGGCTCCGGGAGGGCGAGCCAGGCTGGGTTCGGCCCCGTGGTGTCGAGCAGCGGAACAGGGCCCTGGACTGGCTCCGAGGTGGAGGGGGTGCCGTAGGGGGAGAGAAGGACCCACCCCCGCCGGGGACCCGAGGAGTTGTTTACTTTGCTGACGATGACAACACCTACAGCCGGGAACTCTTTGAGGAG ATGCGCTGGACCCGTGGTGTCTCAGTGTGGCCAGTTGGGCTTGTGGGCGGCCTGCGATTTGAGGGCCCTCGGGTACAAGATGGTCGGGTCGTGGGCTTCCACACGGCATGGGAGCCCAACAGGCCCTTCCCATTGGATATGGCGGGATTCGCTGTTGCCCTGCCCTTGCTATTGGCTAAGCCCAATGCCCAGTTTGATGCTGCTGCTCCCCGGGGCCACCTGGAGAGCAGTCTCCTGAGCCACCTCGTGGATCCCAAGGACCTAGAGCCACGGGCTGCCAACTGCACTCGG GTTCTGGTGTGGCATACGCGGACAGAGAAGCCCAAGATGAAGCAAGAGGAGCAGCTACAGCGGCAGGGCCGAGGCTCAGATCCAGCCGTTGAGGTGTGA
- the EML3 gene encoding echinoderm microtubule-associated protein-like 3 isoform X1, producing the protein MDGAGGPGEGPAQEVLRSLSQRLQVQEKEMELVKAALAEALRLLRLQAPPTSLQDAGIPAPTRDSSPAAPPGLPPTCSPSLVSRGTQTEVQMEPSPGPPGLSNGPPAPQGGSEEPSGTQSEGGGSSSSGTGSPGPPGILRLVQPPQRADTPRRNSSSSSSPSERPRQKLSRKAASSANLLLRSGSTESRGGKDPLSSPGGPGSRRSNYNLEGISVKMFLRGRPITMYIPSGIRSLEELPSGPPPETLSLDWVYGYRGRDSRSNLFVLRSGEVVYFIACVVVLYRPGGGPGGPGGGGQRHYRGHTDCVRCLAVHPDGVRVASGQTAGVDKDGKPLQPVVHVWDSETLLKLQEIGLGAFERGVGALAFSVADQGAFLCVVDDSNEHMLSVWDCSRGTKLAEIKSTNDSVLAVGFSPRDSSCIVTSGKSHVHFWNWSGGVGVPGNGTLTRKQGVFGKYKKPKFIPCFVFLPDGDILTGDSEGNILTWGRSLSDSRTPGRGGAKETYGIVAQAHAHEGSIFALCLRRDGTVLSGGGRDRRLVQWGPGLVALQEAEIPEHFGAVRAIAEGLGSELLVGTTKNALLRGDLAQGFSPVIQGHTDELWGLCTHPFQNRFLTCGHDRQLCLWDGEGHALAWSIDLKETGLCADFHPSGAVVAVGLNTGRWLVLDTETREIVSDVTDGNEQLSVVRYSPDGLYLAIGSHDNMIYIYSVSSDGAKSSRFGRCVGHSSFITHLDWSKDGNFIMSNSGDYEILYWDVAGGCKLLRNRYESRDREWATYTCVLGFHVYGVWPDGSDGTDINSLCRSHNERVVAVADDFCKVHLFQYPCARAKAPSLVYGGHGSHVTSVRFTHDDSHLVSLGGKDASIFQWRVLGAGGAGPAPATPSRTPSLSPASSLDV; encoded by the exons ATGGACGGGGCCGGGGGGCCCG GTGAGGGCCCTGCTCAGGAGGTCCTGCGGTCCTTGAGCCAGCGGCTTCAGGTGCAGGAGAAGGAGATGGAGCTGGTAAAGGCGGCCCTGGCGGAAGCCCTTCGCCTGCTGCGGCTGCAGgccccccccacctccctgcaggACGCTGGCATACCAGCTCCTACAAGGGACAG CAGCCCTGCAGCGCCCCCAGGACTACCACCCACATGCAGCCCCTCCTTGGTGAGCCGAGGCACCCAGACGGAGGTGCAGATGGAGCCATCCCCTGGACCCCCTGGCCTGAGCAacgggcccccagcccctcagggGGGCAGTGAAGAGCCTAGTGGGACACAGTCTGAAGGAGGGGGCAGTAGCAGCAGCGGCACTGGCTCCCCTGGCCCCCCGGGGATCCTCAGGCTTGTGCAGCCCCCACAGCGTGCTGATAC GCCACGGAgaaattcttcctcctcctcatccccttCAGAGCGGCCTCGACAGAAACTCTCCCGGAAGGCAGCTTCCTCGGCCAACCTGTTATTGCGttcagggagcacagagag CCGCGGAGGGAAAGACCCCCTCTCCAGCCCTGGGGGTCCTGGATCTCGGAGGAGCAATTACAATTTGG AAGGCATCTCAGTGAAGATGTTCCTTCGTGGCCGCCCCATTACCATGTACATCCCATCTGGCATCCGCAGCCTTGAGGAGCTGCCCAGCGGCCCACCCCCGGAGACCCTCAGCCTTGACTGGGT TTATGGGTACCGGGGTCGTGACTCCCGCTCTAATCTGTTTGTGCTGCGTTCTGGGGAGGTGGTTTACTTTATTGCCTGTGTGGTGGTGCTGTACCGGCCTGGGGGAGGCCCAGGGGGTCCTGGAGGTGGCGGCCAGAGACATTACCGGGGGCACACGGACTGCGTTCGATG CCTGGCTGTTCACCCTGATGGTGTCCGTGTAGCCTCAGGACAGACAGCTGGAGTGGATAAGGATGGAAAG cccCTGCAGCCTGTGGTTCACGTCTGGGACTCAGAGACGCTGCTGAAGCTGCAGGAGATTGGACTGGGGGCCTTCGAGAGGGGTGTGGGGGCCCTGGCCTTTTCAGTTGCG GATCAGggtgcttttttgtgtgtggtggaTGATTCCAATGAGCACATGCTGTCAGTGTGGGACTGCAGCCGGGGCACAAAGCTGGCTGAGATCAAG AGTACAAATGACTCAGTCCTGGCCGTTGGCTTCAGCCCTCGTGACAGCAGCTGCATTGTCACCAGCGGGAAGTCCCACGTCCACTTCTGGAACTGGAGTGGTGGAGTAGGGGTTCCCGGGAATGGGACCCTCACTCGGAAACAGGGTGTCTTTGGG AAATACAAGAAACCCAAGTTTATCCCTTGCTTTGTCTTCCTCCCGGATGGAGACATTCTCACTGGGGACTCAGAGGGGAACATTCTCACCTGGGGCCGGAGCCTCTCGGATTCCAGGACCCCAGGCAGGGGCGGGGCCAAAG AGACGTATGGGATTGTGGCCCAGGCCCACGCTCACGAAGGTTCCATCTTCGCCCTGTGTCTCCGGCGGGACGGGACGGTGCTAAGTGGTGGCGGGCGGGACCGCCGGCTGGTACAGTGGGGGCCCGGGTTGGTGGCCCTCCAGGAGGCTGAG ATTCCTGAACACTTTGGAGCCGTGCGGGCCATTGCTGAGGGGCTGGGCTCTGAGCTGCTAGTGGGAACCACGAAGAATGCGTTGCTGAGGGGAGatctggcccagggtttctccccTGTAATCCAG GGTCACACGGATGAGCTCTGGGGGCTCTGCACACATCCCTTCCAGAACCGTTTCCTCACCTGCGGCCATGACCGGCAGCTCTGCTTATGGGATGGTGAGGGCCATGCGCTGGCCTGGAGCATCGACCTCAAG GAGACTGGTCTCTGTGCTGACTTCCATCCCAGTGGGGCAGTTGTGGCCGTAGGACTGAACACGGGGAG GTGGCTGGTTTTGGACACAGAGACCAGAGAGATCGTGTCCGATGTCACTGATGGCAATGAGCAGCTCTCAGTGGTCCGGTACAgcccag ATGGGTTGTACCTGGCCATCGGTTCCCATGACAACATGATCTACATCTATAGTGTTTCCAGTGATGGTGCCAAGTCCAGCCGCTTTGGCCGCTGTGTG GGTCACTCCAGCTTCATCACTCACCTTGACTGGTCCAAGGATGGGAATTTCATCATGTCCAATTCTGGGGACTATGAGATCCTTTACT GGGACGTGGCTGGAGGCTGCAAGCTGCTGAGGAATCGCTATGAGAGCCGAGACCGGGAGTGGGCCACTTACACCTGCGTGCTGGGCTTCCATGTCTACG GCGTGTGGCCGGACGGCTCGGATGGCACCGACATCAACTCCCTGTGCCGCTCCCACAACGAGCGCGTGGTGGCCGTGGCCGACGACTTCTGCAAAGTACACCTCTTCCAGTACCCGTGCGCACGCGCCAAG GCGCCCAGCCTCGTGTACGGCGGGCACGGCAGCCACGTGACCAGTGTCCGGTTCACGCACGACGACTCGCACCTCGTCTCCCTGGGCGGCAAGGACGCGAGCATCTTCCAGTGGCGGGTGCTGGGCGCCGGGGGCGCAGGGCCGGCGCCCGCCACGCCCTCTCGAACCCCATCCTTGTCCCCCGCCTCCTCTCTCGACGTGTGA
- the ROM1 gene encoding rod outer segment membrane protein 1 isoform X2 has protein sequence MAPVLPLVLPLQPRIRLAQGLWLLSWLLALAGGLTLLCSGHLLVQLWHLGTFLAPSCPFAALPQVALAAGAVALGTGLVGAGASRASLDAAQYPPWRGVLGPLLVASTAGGGGLLVLALGLALALPGSLDIGLEEGLATALAHYKDTEVPGHCHAKRLLDELQLRYHCCGRHGYKDWFGIQWVSSRYLDPNDQDVVDRIQSNVEGLYLIDGVPFSCCNPHSPRPCLQSQLSDPHAHPLFDPRQPNLNLWDQGCHGVLLGQLQGLASTLGSMLAVTFVLQTLVLLGLRYLQTALEGLGGVINGEGETQGYLFPSGLKGMLKTAWLKGGVAHRPAPEEAPSLEAPPKEGLPEA, from the exons ATGGCGCCGGTGTTGCCCCTGGTGCTGCCCCTCCAGCCCCGCATCCGTCTGGCACAGGGGCTCTGgctcctctcctggcttctggcgCTGGCTGGTGGCCTCACCCTCCTCTGTAGCGGGCATCTCCTGGTCCAGCTGTGGCACCTTGGCACCTTCCTGGCTCCCTCCTGCCCATTTGCTGCCCTGCCTCAGGTTGCCCTGGCAGCCGGTGCAGTGGCTCTGGGCACAGGACTGGTGGGTGCAGGAGCCAGCAGGGCCAGTCTGGATGCAGCTCAATACCCTCCCTGGCGAGGGGTCCTGGGCCCACTGCTGGTGGCTAGcactgctgggggcggggggctccTGGTCCTTGCCCTGGGGCTAGCCCTGGCTCTACCTGGGAGTCTGGACATAGGGCTGGAGGAGGGCCTGGCGACTGCCTTGGCTCACTACAAGGACACAGAGGTGCCTGGACACTGTCATGCCAAACGGCTGTTGGATGAGCTGCAGCTCAGGTACCACTGCTGCGGACGCCATGGGTACAAGGATTGGTTTGGGATCCAGTGGGTCAGCAGCCGTTACCTGGATCCCAATGACCAGGACGTGGTTGA CCGGATCCAGAGCAATGTGGAAGGCCTATATCTGATTGACGGGGTCCCTTTCTCTTGCTGCAACCCCCACTCACCCAGGCCTTGCCTGCAAAGCCAGCTCTCAGACCCACATGCTCACCCCCTCTTCGATCCCCGACAACCCAACCTAAATCTCTGGGACCAAGGATGCCATGGTGTGCTGCTGGGGCAGCTGCAAGGGTTGGCAAGCACACTGGGCAGCATGCTGGCTGTCACCTTTGTGCTGCAG ACTCTGGTGCTCCTGGGCCTGCGGTACTTGCAAACAGCACTGGAGGGGCTTGGAGGAGTCATCAATGGGGAGGGAGAAACACAGGGCTATCTCTTTCCTAGTGGGCTGAAAGGCATGCTGAAAACAGCATGGCTAAAGGGAGGGGTTGCCCACAGGCCAGCACCTGAGGAGGCCCCATCACTAGAGGCCCCTCCTAAGGAGGGTCTACCTGAGGCCTAG
- the EML3 gene encoding echinoderm microtubule-associated protein-like 3 isoform X2: MDGAGGPGEGPAQEVLRSLSQRLQVQEKEMELVKAALAEALRLLRLQAPPTSLQDAGIPAPTRDSPAAPPGLPPTCSPSLVSRGTQTEVQMEPSPGPPGLSNGPPAPQGGSEEPSGTQSEGGGSSSSGTGSPGPPGILRLVQPPQRADTPRRNSSSSSSPSERPRQKLSRKAASSANLLLRSGSTESRGGKDPLSSPGGPGSRRSNYNLEGISVKMFLRGRPITMYIPSGIRSLEELPSGPPPETLSLDWVYGYRGRDSRSNLFVLRSGEVVYFIACVVVLYRPGGGPGGPGGGGQRHYRGHTDCVRCLAVHPDGVRVASGQTAGVDKDGKPLQPVVHVWDSETLLKLQEIGLGAFERGVGALAFSVADQGAFLCVVDDSNEHMLSVWDCSRGTKLAEIKSTNDSVLAVGFSPRDSSCIVTSGKSHVHFWNWSGGVGVPGNGTLTRKQGVFGKYKKPKFIPCFVFLPDGDILTGDSEGNILTWGRSLSDSRTPGRGGAKETYGIVAQAHAHEGSIFALCLRRDGTVLSGGGRDRRLVQWGPGLVALQEAEIPEHFGAVRAIAEGLGSELLVGTTKNALLRGDLAQGFSPVIQGHTDELWGLCTHPFQNRFLTCGHDRQLCLWDGEGHALAWSIDLKETGLCADFHPSGAVVAVGLNTGRWLVLDTETREIVSDVTDGNEQLSVVRYSPDGLYLAIGSHDNMIYIYSVSSDGAKSSRFGRCVGHSSFITHLDWSKDGNFIMSNSGDYEILYWDVAGGCKLLRNRYESRDREWATYTCVLGFHVYGVWPDGSDGTDINSLCRSHNERVVAVADDFCKVHLFQYPCARAKAPSLVYGGHGSHVTSVRFTHDDSHLVSLGGKDASIFQWRVLGAGGAGPAPATPSRTPSLSPASSLDV, encoded by the exons ATGGACGGGGCCGGGGGGCCCG GTGAGGGCCCTGCTCAGGAGGTCCTGCGGTCCTTGAGCCAGCGGCTTCAGGTGCAGGAGAAGGAGATGGAGCTGGTAAAGGCGGCCCTGGCGGAAGCCCTTCGCCTGCTGCGGCTGCAGgccccccccacctccctgcaggACGCTGGCATACCAGCTCCTACAAGGGACAG CCCTGCAGCGCCCCCAGGACTACCACCCACATGCAGCCCCTCCTTGGTGAGCCGAGGCACCCAGACGGAGGTGCAGATGGAGCCATCCCCTGGACCCCCTGGCCTGAGCAacgggcccccagcccctcagggGGGCAGTGAAGAGCCTAGTGGGACACAGTCTGAAGGAGGGGGCAGTAGCAGCAGCGGCACTGGCTCCCCTGGCCCCCCGGGGATCCTCAGGCTTGTGCAGCCCCCACAGCGTGCTGATAC GCCACGGAgaaattcttcctcctcctcatccccttCAGAGCGGCCTCGACAGAAACTCTCCCGGAAGGCAGCTTCCTCGGCCAACCTGTTATTGCGttcagggagcacagagag CCGCGGAGGGAAAGACCCCCTCTCCAGCCCTGGGGGTCCTGGATCTCGGAGGAGCAATTACAATTTGG AAGGCATCTCAGTGAAGATGTTCCTTCGTGGCCGCCCCATTACCATGTACATCCCATCTGGCATCCGCAGCCTTGAGGAGCTGCCCAGCGGCCCACCCCCGGAGACCCTCAGCCTTGACTGGGT TTATGGGTACCGGGGTCGTGACTCCCGCTCTAATCTGTTTGTGCTGCGTTCTGGGGAGGTGGTTTACTTTATTGCCTGTGTGGTGGTGCTGTACCGGCCTGGGGGAGGCCCAGGGGGTCCTGGAGGTGGCGGCCAGAGACATTACCGGGGGCACACGGACTGCGTTCGATG CCTGGCTGTTCACCCTGATGGTGTCCGTGTAGCCTCAGGACAGACAGCTGGAGTGGATAAGGATGGAAAG cccCTGCAGCCTGTGGTTCACGTCTGGGACTCAGAGACGCTGCTGAAGCTGCAGGAGATTGGACTGGGGGCCTTCGAGAGGGGTGTGGGGGCCCTGGCCTTTTCAGTTGCG GATCAGggtgcttttttgtgtgtggtggaTGATTCCAATGAGCACATGCTGTCAGTGTGGGACTGCAGCCGGGGCACAAAGCTGGCTGAGATCAAG AGTACAAATGACTCAGTCCTGGCCGTTGGCTTCAGCCCTCGTGACAGCAGCTGCATTGTCACCAGCGGGAAGTCCCACGTCCACTTCTGGAACTGGAGTGGTGGAGTAGGGGTTCCCGGGAATGGGACCCTCACTCGGAAACAGGGTGTCTTTGGG AAATACAAGAAACCCAAGTTTATCCCTTGCTTTGTCTTCCTCCCGGATGGAGACATTCTCACTGGGGACTCAGAGGGGAACATTCTCACCTGGGGCCGGAGCCTCTCGGATTCCAGGACCCCAGGCAGGGGCGGGGCCAAAG AGACGTATGGGATTGTGGCCCAGGCCCACGCTCACGAAGGTTCCATCTTCGCCCTGTGTCTCCGGCGGGACGGGACGGTGCTAAGTGGTGGCGGGCGGGACCGCCGGCTGGTACAGTGGGGGCCCGGGTTGGTGGCCCTCCAGGAGGCTGAG ATTCCTGAACACTTTGGAGCCGTGCGGGCCATTGCTGAGGGGCTGGGCTCTGAGCTGCTAGTGGGAACCACGAAGAATGCGTTGCTGAGGGGAGatctggcccagggtttctccccTGTAATCCAG GGTCACACGGATGAGCTCTGGGGGCTCTGCACACATCCCTTCCAGAACCGTTTCCTCACCTGCGGCCATGACCGGCAGCTCTGCTTATGGGATGGTGAGGGCCATGCGCTGGCCTGGAGCATCGACCTCAAG GAGACTGGTCTCTGTGCTGACTTCCATCCCAGTGGGGCAGTTGTGGCCGTAGGACTGAACACGGGGAG GTGGCTGGTTTTGGACACAGAGACCAGAGAGATCGTGTCCGATGTCACTGATGGCAATGAGCAGCTCTCAGTGGTCCGGTACAgcccag ATGGGTTGTACCTGGCCATCGGTTCCCATGACAACATGATCTACATCTATAGTGTTTCCAGTGATGGTGCCAAGTCCAGCCGCTTTGGCCGCTGTGTG GGTCACTCCAGCTTCATCACTCACCTTGACTGGTCCAAGGATGGGAATTTCATCATGTCCAATTCTGGGGACTATGAGATCCTTTACT GGGACGTGGCTGGAGGCTGCAAGCTGCTGAGGAATCGCTATGAGAGCCGAGACCGGGAGTGGGCCACTTACACCTGCGTGCTGGGCTTCCATGTCTACG GCGTGTGGCCGGACGGCTCGGATGGCACCGACATCAACTCCCTGTGCCGCTCCCACAACGAGCGCGTGGTGGCCGTGGCCGACGACTTCTGCAAAGTACACCTCTTCCAGTACCCGTGCGCACGCGCCAAG GCGCCCAGCCTCGTGTACGGCGGGCACGGCAGCCACGTGACCAGTGTCCGGTTCACGCACGACGACTCGCACCTCGTCTCCCTGGGCGGCAAGGACGCGAGCATCTTCCAGTGGCGGGTGCTGGGCGCCGGGGGCGCAGGGCCGGCGCCCGCCACGCCCTCTCGAACCCCATCCTTGTCCCCCGCCTCCTCTCTCGACGTGTGA
- the ROM1 gene encoding rod outer segment membrane protein 1 isoform X3: MAPVLPLVLPLQPRIRLAQGLWLLSWLLALAGGLTLLCSGHLLVQLWHLGTFLAPSCPFAALPQVALAAGAVALGTGLVGAGASRASLDAAQYPPWRGVLGPLLVASTAGGGGLLVLALGLALALPGSLDIGLEEGLATALAHYKDTEVPGHCHAKRLLDELQLSRIQSNVEGLYLIDGVPFSCCNPHSPRPCLQSQLSDPHAHPLFDPRQPNLNLWDQGCHGVLLGQLQGLASTLGSMLAVTFVLQTLVLLGLRYLQTALEGLGGVINGEGETQGYLFPSGLKGMLKTAWLKGGVAHRPAPEEAPSLEAPPKEGLPEA; this comes from the exons ATGGCGCCGGTGTTGCCCCTGGTGCTGCCCCTCCAGCCCCGCATCCGTCTGGCACAGGGGCTCTGgctcctctcctggcttctggcgCTGGCTGGTGGCCTCACCCTCCTCTGTAGCGGGCATCTCCTGGTCCAGCTGTGGCACCTTGGCACCTTCCTGGCTCCCTCCTGCCCATTTGCTGCCCTGCCTCAGGTTGCCCTGGCAGCCGGTGCAGTGGCTCTGGGCACAGGACTGGTGGGTGCAGGAGCCAGCAGGGCCAGTCTGGATGCAGCTCAATACCCTCCCTGGCGAGGGGTCCTGGGCCCACTGCTGGTGGCTAGcactgctgggggcggggggctccTGGTCCTTGCCCTGGGGCTAGCCCTGGCTCTACCTGGGAGTCTGGACATAGGGCTGGAGGAGGGCCTGGCGACTGCCTTGGCTCACTACAAGGACACAGAGGTGCCTGGACACTGTCATGCCAAACGGCTGTTGGATGAGCTGCAGCTCAG CCGGATCCAGAGCAATGTGGAAGGCCTATATCTGATTGACGGGGTCCCTTTCTCTTGCTGCAACCCCCACTCACCCAGGCCTTGCCTGCAAAGCCAGCTCTCAGACCCACATGCTCACCCCCTCTTCGATCCCCGACAACCCAACCTAAATCTCTGGGACCAAGGATGCCATGGTGTGCTGCTGGGGCAGCTGCAAGGGTTGGCAAGCACACTGGGCAGCATGCTGGCTGTCACCTTTGTGCTGCAG ACTCTGGTGCTCCTGGGCCTGCGGTACTTGCAAACAGCACTGGAGGGGCTTGGAGGAGTCATCAATGGGGAGGGAGAAACACAGGGCTATCTCTTTCCTAGTGGGCTGAAAGGCATGCTGAAAACAGCATGGCTAAAGGGAGGGGTTGCCCACAGGCCAGCACCTGAGGAGGCCCCATCACTAGAGGCCCCTCCTAAGGAGGGTCTACCTGAGGCCTAG